A window of Paenibacillus sp. 19GGS1-52 contains these coding sequences:
- a CDS encoding sensor histidine kinase KdpD has protein sequence MVTNQTDSGSLLERLSNTPTEKRRGRLKIFVGYAEGVGKTCAMLSAAHEEQRDGMDVVAGYIESHLRPETTALLDGLELMPPLEFTHKGAVITEFDLDRAIYRRPDLILLDDLAHTNAAGGRHKKRYQDVEELLRAGIHVYTTINVQHIESLNDIIASIAGISVHERIPDSVFESADQVELVDIEPDDLIDRLNKGKIYPEDQAQREHAHLYIKEKLIALREIALRYTADQLNRIAVKISKQEKNSEYYTKDHILVCLSSATSNKKVIRTAARMADAFHGEFTALFVETSETKELTQKSKTELQGNLRLAEQLGAQIATVYGEDIPGQILEYAKTSRVSKIVMGRSRNNKKRWFAKSNFVDKLTASAPDIDIYIIPDNQPSFYKRFPQYSKPPQLSLADTAKTIGILVGCTLIGLWFHSLGFREANIITVYILGVLFNAMVTKGRLYSAATSVLSVLVFNYFFTEPYFSLQAYDSGYPVTFLVMLSASFITSTLTMRVKEQARQSAQKAYRTEVLLETSRKLQQANDTSAIINETAQQMVKLLDRTIIFYAVQQEILSEPLIFVKEESAVDPQDYTGENELAVAEWVQKNNKRAGATTDTFSTANCLYHAVRAGDCVFAVAAIVMDKEESLEVFEKSLMIAMLGECALALEKERLNEKQKEISMQVQQEQLRANLLRAISHDLRTPLTTISGNAGILIGNSKVLSEEQKKGLYTDIYDDSMWLINLVENLLSITRIDNGTLNLNLQAELLEEVFAEALLHINRNSKEHRITTVLDDELLMAKMDSQLIIQVLINIVDNAIKYTQYGSHITLSARRENHMVLVEVSDDGPGISEEAKTKLFDMFYTADNIRGDGRRGLGLGLSLCKSIVNALGGTIEVRDNVPRGTVFCFTLQAVEVNVHE, from the coding sequence ATGGTAACAAATCAAACAGACTCAGGTTCCCTGCTTGAGCGTCTTTCCAATACACCGACAGAGAAAAGACGAGGAAGGCTCAAAATATTTGTCGGCTATGCAGAAGGTGTTGGCAAGACTTGTGCCATGCTGAGTGCTGCCCATGAGGAACAAAGAGATGGAATGGATGTGGTCGCCGGATATATTGAGTCTCATCTAAGGCCGGAGACAACAGCACTCTTAGATGGACTGGAACTTATGCCGCCGCTAGAGTTCACCCATAAAGGTGCCGTTATCACAGAATTTGATCTGGACCGAGCGATCTACAGAAGGCCTGACCTTATCTTATTGGATGATCTGGCTCATACCAATGCAGCGGGAGGCCGTCATAAGAAAAGATATCAGGATGTGGAGGAGCTGCTGCGGGCGGGAATTCACGTCTATACCACGATTAATGTTCAACATATTGAAAGCCTGAATGATATCATTGCCTCTATTGCCGGTATCTCTGTGCATGAACGCATTCCGGATAGCGTATTTGAAAGTGCTGATCAGGTTGAATTAGTCGATATTGAACCCGATGATTTGATAGATCGCTTGAATAAGGGGAAAATCTATCCAGAAGATCAGGCTCAAAGGGAACATGCCCATTTGTATATCAAAGAAAAACTGATCGCCCTGCGTGAGATCGCTCTGCGTTACACAGCAGATCAGTTAAACCGGATCGCGGTAAAAATTAGTAAACAAGAAAAAAATAGCGAGTATTACACCAAAGACCATATATTAGTCTGCCTGTCCTCGGCAACTTCCAACAAAAAGGTAATTCGAACCGCGGCGAGAATGGCCGATGCTTTTCACGGGGAATTTACGGCCCTGTTTGTGGAAACATCGGAAACCAAAGAATTAACACAAAAAAGCAAGACAGAACTGCAGGGAAATCTGAGACTGGCTGAGCAACTGGGCGCACAGATTGCAACTGTATATGGGGAGGATATCCCCGGACAAATACTGGAATATGCCAAAACCAGCAGGGTATCGAAGATCGTCATGGGACGTTCCCGTAACAACAAAAAGAGATGGTTTGCAAAATCAAATTTTGTGGATAAATTGACTGCTTCCGCTCCAGATATTGACATTTATATCATCCCAGACAACCAGCCCTCTTTCTACAAAAGGTTTCCCCAATATTCGAAACCCCCGCAGCTGTCATTGGCCGATACAGCCAAAACCATAGGTATTTTGGTGGGCTGCACGTTGATCGGGTTGTGGTTTCATTCTCTGGGCTTTAGAGAAGCAAATATTATCACGGTGTATATTCTAGGTGTTCTGTTCAATGCCATGGTTACCAAGGGGAGATTGTATAGTGCAGCAACTTCGGTATTAAGCGTGTTAGTGTTTAATTATTTTTTTACCGAACCTTACTTTTCTTTACAGGCGTATGATTCGGGTTATCCCGTAACTTTCCTCGTGATGCTGTCGGCCTCCTTCATAACCAGTACTCTGACAATGCGGGTAAAGGAACAAGCCCGGCAATCTGCGCAAAAAGCCTATCGTACAGAAGTGCTTTTAGAGACGAGTCGAAAGTTGCAGCAAGCCAATGATACCTCGGCCATAATTAATGAAACGGCTCAGCAAATGGTGAAACTGCTGGACAGAACTATCATTTTTTATGCGGTGCAGCAAGAAATTTTATCCGAGCCGCTGATTTTTGTGAAGGAAGAATCGGCTGTTGATCCACAGGATTATACCGGAGAGAACGAACTTGCGGTTGCGGAGTGGGTACAGAAAAATAACAAGCGAGCCGGAGCGACGACGGATACCTTTTCCACTGCCAATTGCCTATACCATGCGGTGCGGGCAGGCGATTGCGTGTTTGCTGTAGCGGCCATAGTCATGGATAAAGAAGAATCCCTGGAGGTTTTTGAAAAGAGTCTGATGATTGCTATGCTGGGAGAATGCGCTCTGGCGCTTGAAAAAGAACGACTGAACGAAAAACAAAAGGAAATCTCCATGCAAGTGCAACAGGAGCAGCTTCGTGCTAACCTGCTGCGAGCGATTTCCCATGACTTGCGCACACCTCTTACTACGATTTCCGGCAATGCAGGCATTCTCATTGGGAACTCTAAGGTGCTGAGCGAGGAACAGAAAAAGGGGCTGTACACGGATATTTATGACGATTCCATGTGGCTTATCAATTTGGTGGAGAACTTGCTGTCCATTACCCGGATTGATAATGGCACCTTAAATCTGAACTTGCAGGCGGAACTTCTGGAAGAAGTTTTTGCAGAAGCGCTGCTTCATATTAACCGGAATAGTAAGGAGCATAGGATCACAACTGTATTGGATGATGAACTTCTAATGGCTAAAATGGATTCCCAACTGATTATTCAGGTCTTGATCAATATAGTGGACAATGCAATAAAATATACACAGTACGGATCACACATTACGCTCTCAGCGAGACGCGAAAATCATATGGTGCTTGTCGAGGTTTCCGATGACGGCCCCGGTATTTCAGAGGAAGCAAAGACTAAACTATTCGACATGTTCTACACGGCAGACAATATTCGTGGGGATGGTCGTCGTGGATTAGGCTTAGGGCTTTCTTTATGCAAATCCATTGTAAATGCGCTTGGTGGCACCATTGAGGTAAGAGATAATGTTCCGCGAGGTACGGTGTTTTGCTTTACCCTGCAGGCTGTGGAGGTGAATGTTCATGAATAA
- a CDS encoding DUF1848 domain-containing protein, whose protein sequence is MIISASRRTDIPGFYSDWFMNRLREGEVLVKNPRNPKRSSRIILNPDVVECIVFWTKNPKPMLKKLDTIEKMGYPFYFQFTLTPYDQKIEKRLPPKAELMDTFKRLSDQIGAQRIVWRYDPVMVNEVFNVEYHLDAFGKMADVLGEYTERCVFSYIDLYAKVQKSVKGIVDDEVNEMNMYRIAEGFSTIASERQLLLSTCSETIELSQFGITHAACIDQGMVEKIIDCPIKAKKDANQRAACGCIESVDIGSYDSCSYGCVYCYATTSHDTVLKNMRLHNKKSPLLIGEPNPDHLVTDRVVKTQKISQLPS, encoded by the coding sequence ATGATCATTAGTGCGAGTAGACGGACAGATATCCCTGGTTTTTATTCGGACTGGTTCATGAATCGGCTGAGAGAAGGGGAAGTACTGGTTAAAAATCCGCGGAACCCCAAACGTTCCAGCCGGATCATTTTAAACCCTGATGTTGTGGAATGTATCGTATTTTGGACGAAAAATCCCAAACCAATGCTGAAGAAGCTGGATACCATAGAAAAAATGGGCTACCCTTTTTACTTTCAATTCACACTAACTCCCTATGATCAGAAGATTGAAAAAAGGCTGCCACCTAAAGCAGAGCTTATGGACACCTTCAAAAGACTCAGCGACCAAATCGGTGCCCAGCGCATAGTCTGGCGTTACGATCCGGTGATGGTTAATGAGGTGTTTAATGTAGAATATCATCTGGATGCCTTTGGGAAGATGGCTGATGTGCTTGGAGAATATACCGAGAGATGCGTATTCAGCTATATTGACCTCTATGCGAAAGTTCAAAAGAGCGTTAAGGGCATTGTTGATGATGAGGTAAATGAAATGAACATGTACCGCATTGCCGAAGGCTTTTCCACTATTGCAAGTGAACGTCAACTCCTATTGTCTACCTGTTCCGAAACGATTGAGCTTAGTCAATTCGGGATTACGCATGCCGCTTGTATTGATCAAGGAATGGTGGAGAAGATTATAGACTGCCCCATTAAAGCTAAAAAAGACGCAAATCAACGTGCGGCCTGCGGGTGCATCGAGAGTGTGGATATTGGAAGTTATGATAGTTGCTCCTATGGCTGTGTTTATTGCTATGCCACAACAAGCCATGATACCGTGCTGAAAAATATGCGGCTGCACAATAAAAAATCACCTCTATTGATTGGTGAGCCAAATCCTGATCATTTGGTTACCGATAGAGTCGTTAAAACACAGAAAATATCGCAGCTACCCTCTTAA
- a CDS encoding NAD-dependent epimerase/dehydratase family protein — translation MKIRAIITGATGMVGEGVLHECLQHPDVEQVLVINRKPCGVIHPKLTEIIHKDFLDLSEIKSQLSNYNACYFCLGVTSVGLKEEEYSRLSYDLTLHMAEMLASLNPDMVFCYVSGMGTDSTEKGKRMWARVKGKTENHLLALPFKKAYMFRPAYIHPTKGLKNTNKMYFALLWLYPILRRLFPKVTVSLKEIGLAMIHTVTLGYEKSILESKDIIELAKSH, via the coding sequence ATGAAAATAAGAGCTATAATTACAGGTGCTACGGGGATGGTAGGCGAGGGCGTATTACATGAATGCCTGCAGCATCCTGATGTGGAACAGGTATTAGTGATCAACCGCAAGCCTTGTGGTGTAATACATCCGAAGCTAACGGAAATTATTCACAAAGATTTTTTGGATTTATCGGAAATCAAATCTCAATTAAGTAACTATAATGCCTGCTACTTTTGTTTGGGAGTAACCTCTGTTGGTTTGAAGGAGGAGGAGTACTCACGATTATCGTATGATCTTACTCTACATATGGCAGAAATGCTCGCAAGCTTGAACCCGGATATGGTATTCTGTTATGTTTCTGGAATGGGGACAGATAGCACAGAGAAAGGTAAACGGATGTGGGCCAGAGTAAAAGGCAAGACAGAAAACCACCTCTTAGCGTTGCCTTTTAAGAAGGCATACATGTTTCGCCCAGCCTACATTCATCCAACAAAAGGTTTGAAAAATACGAATAAAATGTACTTTGCATTGCTTTGGCTTTATCCTATTCTTCGAAGATTATTTCCAAAGGTTACGGTGTCTTTAAAGGAGATTGGCCTTGCAATGATTCATACGGTTACTTTAGGCTATGAGAAGTCTATTCTAGAGAGCAAGGATATTATTGAATTGGCTAAATCACATTAA
- the hydF gene encoding [FeFe] hydrogenase H-cluster maturation GTPase HydF, giving the protein MSMNATPRSSRLHIALFGKRNTGKSSIINAITKQNIAVVSPVKGTTTDPVYKSMELLPIGPVVLIDTAGLDDEGELGELRKKKTLEVLNKTDVALIVVDAACGVTSFDRQIAEIIRSRAIPTLVLLNKIDLLTNINVSQADDLAALVNQVKEKLGFKVIPISAVEQQGIGELKKALIAAVPDDDDKFRIVGDLISPGDLVVLVVPIDKAAPKGRLILPQQQTLRDILESDAIAVVTKEYELKETLESLGKKPRLVITDSQVFLKVAADTPKDIPLTSFSILFARNKGDLEEMVRGARAIDRLQDGDRVLIAEACTHHQQPDDIGKVKLPRWIRQATGKQIQFDFANGMEFPDNVKDYSLIVHCGGCMMNRRQMLWRVEQVVEAGVPIVNYGVAIAHVQGILERAISPFPLARLAWDESFRSEI; this is encoded by the coding sequence GTGAGTATGAACGCTACCCCACGCTCAAGTCGCTTGCATATTGCTCTATTCGGCAAGCGCAACACAGGTAAATCAAGCATTATTAACGCCATAACCAAACAGAATATCGCCGTCGTATCTCCCGTGAAAGGGACAACGACAGATCCCGTATACAAATCCATGGAGCTGCTTCCAATCGGGCCAGTTGTATTAATTGATACAGCAGGCTTGGATGATGAAGGAGAGCTTGGTGAGCTGCGGAAGAAGAAGACACTTGAAGTTCTAAACAAGACTGACGTGGCTTTGATCGTCGTTGATGCCGCTTGCGGAGTGACTTCATTCGATCGGCAAATTGCTGAGATCATTCGCAGCAGAGCCATCCCCACTCTTGTTCTTTTAAATAAAATTGATTTATTAACAAATATAAACGTATCCCAAGCTGACGACCTAGCAGCTCTAGTTAACCAGGTTAAGGAGAAACTGGGGTTTAAGGTCATCCCTATTTCTGCAGTAGAACAGCAAGGGATCGGAGAGCTCAAAAAAGCGCTGATCGCTGCTGTACCCGACGATGACGATAAATTCCGCATTGTCGGGGATCTAATCTCCCCAGGAGATTTGGTAGTGTTGGTCGTGCCGATTGATAAAGCAGCGCCGAAAGGCCGATTGATTCTTCCACAGCAGCAGACCCTTCGTGACATTCTGGAGAGTGACGCAATTGCGGTTGTTACCAAAGAATATGAGCTGAAGGAAACACTGGAGAGTCTTGGCAAGAAGCCGCGTCTTGTCATCACGGATTCGCAGGTGTTCCTGAAGGTTGCAGCAGATACGCCAAAGGATATTCCACTGACCTCCTTCTCGATTTTGTTCGCCAGGAACAAAGGTGACCTGGAGGAGATGGTTAGGGGTGCCCGTGCAATCGATCGACTGCAGGACGGTGACAGAGTGCTAATTGCCGAAGCCTGTACACATCACCAGCAGCCTGATGATATCGGAAAGGTGAAGCTTCCGCGTTGGATTCGACAAGCCACAGGGAAACAGATACAGTTCGATTTTGCGAATGGTATGGAATTCCCGGATAACGTGAAGGATTACTCGCTGATCGTTCATTGTGGCGGTTGCATGATGAATCGCCGCCAGATGCTCTGGCGGGTGGAGCAAGTGGTAGAGGCTGGCGTTCCGATCGTCAACTATGGCGTTGCGATTGCACATGTCCAGGGTATTTTGGAGAGAGCTATTTCCCCGTTTCCATTGGCTCGTCTGGCTTGGGATGAAAGCTTCCGAAGTGAGATCTAG
- a CDS encoding aspartate ammonia-lyase, which yields MEESRNHSRSEQDALGAKDIPAAAYYGIHTARAMDNFPVSGRAVNAHLIHSMVLVKKAAALAHLKLNTYPAEIAQSIVQACDELLAGGYKEQFTVDALQGGAGTSTNMNVNEVIANRANELMGGVLGEYSRVNPLDHVNCCQSTNDVYPTALRIAAIARVRQLSQAFASLQEAFQEKEQEFADVLKLGRTELMDALPMTAGQGFGAYAKAIARDRWRLYKVEERLREVNIGATAIGTGLNAPQKYTFYITDLLQDLTGYGLARSEYPMDSTQNMDVFVEVSGLLKAASVNLLKISGDLRLLASGPTGGFGELELPAVQVGSSIMPGKVNPVIAEMTGLVAMRVIANDTAVTMAAAAGQLELNAFMPLIADALLESLEILTNVVRLFEDRCVRGIVIHADRCRELVETSAVLATALVSHIGYEKSAAIAKQAKQEGKTVRQVLMEMQILPEAQIDKILSLY from the coding sequence ATGGAGGAATCCCGAAATCATTCCCGCAGTGAACAGGATGCGTTAGGTGCTAAGGATATCCCAGCGGCTGCTTATTACGGTATTCATACCGCACGGGCCATGGACAATTTCCCTGTAAGCGGTAGAGCTGTTAATGCTCATCTCATCCATAGTATGGTATTGGTGAAAAAGGCAGCAGCGCTGGCTCATTTGAAGCTGAACACCTATCCAGCAGAAATTGCTCAGTCTATCGTGCAAGCCTGTGATGAACTTCTGGCAGGCGGTTACAAGGAGCAATTTACTGTGGATGCATTGCAAGGAGGAGCCGGGACCTCCACGAATATGAATGTGAACGAGGTAATAGCTAACCGTGCGAATGAGCTCATGGGTGGAGTCTTGGGAGAGTATTCACGGGTAAATCCTCTGGATCACGTCAACTGCTGCCAATCCACCAATGATGTATACCCAACCGCACTAAGAATTGCTGCTATTGCTCGGGTTCGGCAGCTAAGTCAAGCCTTTGCTTCCCTACAGGAAGCCTTTCAGGAGAAAGAACAGGAGTTTGCAGACGTTCTTAAGCTGGGTCGTACGGAGCTAATGGATGCCTTGCCGATGACGGCAGGGCAAGGCTTCGGAGCGTACGCCAAAGCGATAGCCCGGGATCGTTGGCGACTATACAAGGTCGAAGAACGTCTGCGGGAAGTTAATATTGGGGCTACTGCCATTGGAACAGGACTGAATGCACCGCAAAAATATACGTTTTATATCACCGATCTGTTGCAAGATTTGACTGGTTACGGACTGGCACGGAGCGAGTATCCGATGGACTCCACACAGAATATGGACGTTTTTGTTGAAGTATCCGGTCTGCTGAAGGCCGCTTCCGTTAATCTCTTGAAAATTTCCGGTGACCTGCGGCTGTTGGCCAGTGGTCCGACAGGAGGCTTTGGGGAGCTGGAATTGCCGGCGGTGCAGGTGGGGTCCTCGATTATGCCGGGCAAAGTAAATCCAGTAATAGCTGAGATGACCGGACTTGTCGCTATGCGTGTTATCGCCAATGATACGGCGGTAACGATGGCGGCTGCAGCTGGACAGCTAGAGCTTAACGCTTTTATGCCGCTGATCGCGGATGCGCTTCTGGAATCCTTAGAGATCCTGACTAATGTCGTCCGGCTATTCGAAGACCGCTGTGTGCGTGGGATTGTCATTCATGCGGATCGATGTCGCGAATTGGTAGAAACCTCTGCTGTGCTGGCAACTGCATTAGTAAGCCACATCGGATATGAGAAAAGTGCGGCGATTGCCAAGCAAGCCAAGCAGGAAGGCAAGACTGTGCGCCAGGTGCTGATGGAGATGCAGATCCTCCCGGAGGCGCAGATCGATAAGATTCTGAGTCTCTATTAA
- the hydF gene encoding [FeFe] hydrogenase H-cluster maturation GTPase HydF, which produces MQFTPQSNKMHIAVYGRRNSGKSSLINALTGKATLLVSDEPGTTTEPIFQYLETKKLGPTIIVDTPGIDDDTDQGLFRVQKTREVMDLTDLGIMIFSEESNDYKLEKEWVHELTKRNIPVIGVIAKTDDHYVDIDSLKAALKNIPIVKISVKRNTNLGSLRHAIGEFAPAEFERSSIVGDLVNYGDLVLMVMPELIPAPKYRLVASQQQILRDLLDHHAIALSVTEEELPELLTRLNGLPNLVITDSQVFDKVNEIIPANVPLTTFAILMARFKGDLDTFVAGAEVISSLKPGDKVLLSEACIHHPHNGEIDRVLVHAKLQEMAGGGLNITTTVGPEFPDNISEYKLIVHCGGCIFNRKQLMMRLMKSGEQGVPITNYGIAFAYFRGILPRVLEVLQVKA; this is translated from the coding sequence ATGCAGTTTACACCACAATCGAACAAGATGCACATTGCCGTTTATGGCCGGAGAAATTCCGGGAAATCGAGTCTCATAAATGCACTCACTGGGAAGGCAACCTTACTGGTGAGCGATGAGCCGGGAACGACGACTGAGCCGATCTTCCAATATTTAGAAACGAAAAAGTTAGGTCCCACCATTATCGTGGATACACCTGGAATTGATGATGATACAGATCAGGGCCTGTTCCGGGTTCAGAAGACCAGAGAAGTCATGGATTTAACCGATCTTGGGATCATGATCTTCTCGGAAGAGTCCAATGACTATAAGCTGGAAAAAGAATGGGTTCATGAGCTGACTAAACGGAATATCCCTGTCATCGGGGTCATAGCCAAAACGGATGATCATTATGTTGATATTGATTCTTTAAAGGCAGCACTGAAGAACATACCTATCGTCAAGATTAGCGTGAAAAGAAACACCAACCTCGGGAGTCTGCGCCACGCCATAGGTGAATTTGCTCCGGCTGAATTTGAGAGATCCAGTATTGTAGGTGATCTTGTTAACTATGGGGATTTGGTTCTTATGGTTATGCCTGAGTTGATCCCTGCTCCAAAATATCGACTGGTGGCTTCGCAACAGCAAATTCTTCGGGATCTGCTCGATCATCACGCTATAGCCTTGTCTGTTACCGAAGAAGAATTGCCAGAATTGCTCACGCGCTTAAATGGCTTGCCGAACCTGGTCATTACCGATTCTCAGGTATTTGATAAAGTGAACGAGATCATTCCCGCTAATGTGCCGCTAACCACCTTTGCGATCCTGATGGCGCGCTTCAAAGGCGACTTGGATACTTTTGTGGCTGGTGCCGAAGTAATCTCAAGCTTGAAACCTGGAGACAAGGTTCTGCTGTCAGAAGCCTGTATTCATCACCCGCATAACGGAGAGATTGACCGTGTGCTAGTTCATGCCAAGCTTCAGGAAATGGCTGGTGGCGGTCTGAATATAACTACGACTGTAGGTCCGGAATTCCCTGATAACATATCCGAGTACAAACTGATTGTTCACTGTGGAGGTTGTATATTTAATCGTAAACAACTGATGATGCGCCTGATGAAATCCGGCGAACAAGGTGTGCCAATTACCAACTATGGTATTGCGTTCGCTTATTTCCGGGGCATTCTGCCACGTGTGCTGGAAGTCTTGCAAGTGAAGGCTTGA
- the hydG gene encoding [FeFe] hydrogenase H-cluster radical SAM maturase HydG — protein MAKLRKDWEAADFIDDEEILWSLEEAKVKAGDPAYVKSILEKARECKGLTHREAAVLLEVTDTDILDNIYRSAKVIKEKIYGNRIVLFAPLYISNYCVNNCEYCGYKHTNTDFLRRKLQMDELANEVRVLQELGHKRLVLEAGEDPVNCDIDYVIESIKTIYSVKVKNGSIRRVNINIAATSIEDYQKLRDAEVGTYILFQETYHRPTYAAMHHQGPKRDYDWHTTAMDRAQMGGIDDVGVGVLYGLYDHKYDTIAMLMHAEHLEERFGVGPHTVSVPRLREAAGVDLETYPHLVKDEDFKKLVAILRLSVPYAGMILSTREEPSFRDEVIKLGISQVSAGSSTGVGGYMEAKQADTGQLKEKPQFEVSDHRSPEEIIRGLCQDGYVPSYCTACYREGRTGDRFMRLAKSGQIHNICQPNSLLTFKEYLLDYADEETRTLGDEIIRKGVNDIPKEAARKATIDRLQRIEKGERDLHF, from the coding sequence TTGGCGAAATTGCGAAAGGATTGGGAAGCAGCTGATTTTATCGATGATGAGGAAATCTTATGGAGCCTGGAAGAAGCCAAAGTGAAAGCAGGTGATCCCGCTTATGTGAAGTCCATTTTAGAGAAAGCAAGGGAGTGCAAGGGACTAACCCACCGGGAGGCAGCGGTACTTCTAGAAGTTACAGATACAGATATTTTGGATAATATTTACCGATCTGCGAAGGTTATTAAAGAGAAAATTTACGGAAACCGCATTGTATTGTTCGCACCGTTATATATAAGCAACTATTGCGTCAATAATTGTGAATACTGTGGATATAAACACACCAACACCGATTTTCTGCGGCGGAAGCTGCAGATGGATGAATTAGCGAATGAAGTCCGTGTACTGCAGGAATTAGGTCACAAACGACTTGTGCTTGAGGCAGGAGAAGATCCGGTAAACTGTGACATTGACTATGTTATTGAATCGATCAAGACGATTTATTCCGTTAAGGTGAAGAATGGCAGCATTCGCCGCGTGAACATTAACATTGCTGCTACCTCCATTGAGGATTACCAGAAGCTGAGGGATGCGGAGGTAGGGACCTACATTTTATTTCAGGAAACCTACCACAGACCCACATATGCAGCTATGCATCACCAAGGCCCCAAACGCGATTACGATTGGCATACTACGGCCATGGATCGTGCCCAAATGGGTGGTATCGATGATGTTGGTGTAGGCGTGCTCTACGGCTTATATGACCATAAGTACGATACAATCGCGATGCTGATGCATGCGGAACACTTGGAGGAGCGGTTTGGTGTTGGACCCCATACCGTCTCTGTTCCCAGATTGCGTGAGGCGGCTGGCGTGGATCTGGAAACGTATCCCCATTTGGTGAAGGATGAAGATTTCAAAAAGCTTGTGGCCATCCTGCGTTTGTCAGTGCCCTATGCCGGGATGATTCTTTCCACCCGCGAAGAACCGTCATTCCGTGACGAGGTGATCAAGCTTGGCATTTCTCAAGTGAGCGCAGGCTCCAGTACGGGAGTCGGTGGATACATGGAGGCCAAACAAGCTGACACTGGGCAGTTGAAAGAGAAACCTCAGTTTGAAGTCAGTGATCATCGTTCGCCTGAGGAGATTATTCGGGGACTTTGCCAGGATGGATATGTTCCGAGCTATTGTACAGCTTGTTACCGAGAAGGACGTACAGGTGACCGTTTCATGCGTTTGGCTAAATCCGGGCAGATTCATAATATCTGCCAACCGAACTCTCTTTTAACCTTTAAAGAATACTTGCTAGATTATGCGGATGAAGAGACCCGTACACTGGGGGATGAAATCATACGTAAGGGTGTTAATGATATTCCGAAGGAAGCCGCGAGAAAAGCCACCATTGATCGGCTGCAGCGCATCGAGAAGGGCGAACGAGATTTGCATTTCTAA